Proteins encoded within one genomic window of Sulfurovum sp. XGS-02:
- a CDS encoding TraR/DksA C4-type zinc finger protein, whose amino-acid sequence MTKQERSDLKETIETNINILKEQIKILEENVKPIAPDCSLGRLTRLEAMGEQHVNNKILDASKLRLSRLTNALLRIDKPMFGICIECEEPIGIERMRIRPESVRCVECANNL is encoded by the coding sequence ATGACAAAACAAGAGAGAAGCGACCTAAAAGAAACGATAGAGACCAATATCAACATACTTAAAGAACAAATCAAAATTCTTGAAGAGAACGTAAAACCTATTGCACCAGACTGTTCATTGGGAAGACTCACGCGTCTGGAAGCCATGGGCGAACAGCATGTCAACAACAAGATCCTTGATGCATCAAAACTGCGCCTTTCAAGACTTACCAATGCACTTTTACGTATAGACAAGCCTATGTTTGGGATCTGTATCGAGTGTGAGGAACCCATAGGTATCGAACGCATGCGTATACGTCCGGAGAGTGTGCGGTGTGTCGAGTGTGCAAATAACCTATAG